GACGGCACGTGCCATGGCGATGCGCTGCTCGACGTCGGTCGCGTTGGCAAAGCGGTCGGGATGTACTGCAGATTGCAGGTCGCGATAGCGCGAGGCCAGTGCCGACAAATCGATATTGGTGTCCGCCTGCAAGCCGAACGCCTCAAAAGCGTTCATCACGCTTACCTGCCCCGGCGTGCCGCAGCAATTTCTGCCGCGAGATCATCGGGAATCGGCAACGGCTTGAACGGGCTGACGTTGGCGCCGCCGGTGTTGCCGGTAGGAACCCAGCCAAACACGGTCTTGGTTGCCGCACCGATGATGCGCATCAGTTGTCCGCGCAGTTCCGCCATGTCCTTCTGGTGAAAAGCCCATCGGGCCATGCGAAGGTGGGCCAGCACGTGCAGTGCGGTGGACTGCTGACCGAGGACGTGAGCGCGTTCCAGGTGACGAAACTGCGCTGCCGGCGCTTGCACCAGCGACGCCGCATTCAACTCGCGACGGACAGCCGGCTCAATATTCCTGCGAAACGAAGTCATGCGCGACGCTGCGTTACACCGTGAACGATTCGCCGCAGCCGCAACGCGCCTTTTCACGCGGGTTGTTGAATTTGAAGCCCTCATTCAACCCTTCGCGCTGGAAATCAAGCTCGGTACCGTCAAGGACGCTGAGGCTCTTCGGATCGATCAACACTTTGGTGCCAAAGCTTTCGAACACCAGATCCTCGGGTTGCGACTCGTCGGCATACTCAAGTTTGTAGGCAAGGCCCGAGCACCCGGTGGTCTTCACACCGAGACGAATACCGATACCGCGACCGCGCTTGGCGA
This is a stretch of genomic DNA from Casimicrobium huifangae. It encodes these proteins:
- a CDS encoding DUF3703 domain-containing protein, which codes for MTSFRRNIEPAVRRELNAASLVQAPAAQFRHLERAHVLGQQSTALHVLAHLRMARWAFHQKDMAELRGQLMRIIGAATKTVFGWVPTGNTGGANVSPFKPLPIPDDLAAEIAAARRGR
- the iscA gene encoding iron-sulfur cluster assembly protein IscA, which codes for MSVTLTQAAANHVQKYIAKRGRGIGIRLGVKTTGCSGLAYKLEYADESQPEDLVFESFGTKVLIDPKSLSVLDGTELDFQREGLNEGFKFNNPREKARCGCGESFTV